Genomic segment of Cyanobacterium stanieri LEGE 03274:
AGTTGGTGGGGAGTTATCCCCGTAATGGTTATGGCCCGAGGGCGCTAGAAGATTCTAACTATATTTTGCACCCCTTGCGCATGGTTAAAAGTGCCACGGAAATTGAAATGTTACGCAAAGCCGCTTCTATCTCCGCCAAAGCCCATATCAAAGCCCAAGAATTTGCCACCCCAGGTCGTTATGAGTATGAAGTTCAAGGGGAAATTGAATATATTTTTAAATCCCTTGGTTGTGAAGGCCCTGCCTATCCTTCCATCGTTGCTTCGGGGGCTAATGCCTGTGTATTACACTACATTGAAAATAATCGCCGTATGGAGGAAGGAGATTTATTACTCATCGATGCAGGGGCCAGTTTTGGCTACTATAACGGTGATATTACCCGCACTTTTCCTGTTTCTGGAAATTTTACCCCCGAGCAAAAAGCCATCTATGATTTAGTCTTAGAAGCACAACTAAAGGCGATCGCACAGGTACAACCGGGAAACACCTACAACCAATACCATGACACCGCCGTAGAAGTATTAGTAGAAGGCCTAAAAGAACTAAAACTGCTACAAGGAGACACCGAAGAAATCATCAAAGAGAAAAAATATCAACCCTTCTATATGCACCGCACAGGGCATTGGTTAGGCTTAGATGTCCATGATGTAGGTAACTATAAACTAGATAAAGTCACCTGGCAAACCCTCCAAGCAGGAAACGTCCTCACCGTCGAACCAGGCATCTATATCTCCCCCTACATTACCCCCGCCGAAGGACAACCCGAAATTCCCGACCATTGGAAAGGTAT
This window contains:
- a CDS encoding aminopeptidase P N-terminal domain-containing protein, which translates into the protein MMIAQQEYAQRRELLMSKMGKGVAVFRSAPMAVMHNDVEYVYRQDSDFFYLTGFNEPEAVAILAPNHDEHRFILFVQPKDLAKEIWTGYRAGVEGAKENYGADAVFSIEQLDEKLSQYLVTGDRIYYHLGRDQEFNQKILNHWQKLVGSYPRNGYGPRALEDSNYILHPLRMVKSATEIEMLRKAASISAKAHIKAQEFATPGRYEYEVQGEIEYIFKSLGCEGPAYPSIVASGANACVLHYIENNRRMEEGDLLLIDAGASFGYYNGDITRTFPVSGNFTPEQKAIYDLVLEAQLKAIAQVQPGNTYNQYHDTAVEVLVEGLKELKLLQGDTEEIIKEKKYQPFYMHRTGHWLGLDVHDVGNYKLDKVTWQTLQAGNVLTVEPGIYISPYITPAEGQPEIPDHWKGIGVRIEDDVLVTKTGNEILTSAVSK